In the Quercus lobata isolate SW786 chromosome 5, ValleyOak3.0 Primary Assembly, whole genome shotgun sequence genome, one interval contains:
- the LOC115988469 gene encoding SKP1-like protein 1A: MSNTSENPNPSSSSAKMTLKTSDNELFEVEEAVAMKFCTVKQYFEDEKDSDVAARGSTTVIPLPNVHSAVLTMLISYGKKLPQSNAVADNHEEEETKKKERKKYEQGLLKNLMPGELLDLISAANYLDFKEGLEFFNQALADHIQNKSVEYVRKFFGIKNDYEPHEEEKYREEYAWAFEGVDED; encoded by the coding sequence ATGTCGAACACTAGCGAAAACCCAAACCCCAGTTCATCTTCAGCCAAAATGACCCTAAAAACCTCAGACAACGAACTATTCGAGGTTGAAGAAGCCGTGGCCATGAAATTCTGCACCGTCAAGCAATACTTTGAAGACGAGAAAGACAGCGATGTGGCCGCGCGTGGCTCCACCACCGTCATCCCTCTCCCAAACGTTCACAGTGCCGTCCTCACCATGCTCATCTCCTACGGCAAGAAACTTCCCCAGAGCAATGCCGTCGCAGACAACCATGAGGAGGAAGAGacgaagaagaaagagaggaagaaataCGAGCAAGGGTTGTTAAAGAACCTGATGCCTGGGGAACTCCTAGACCTAATATCTGCTGCTAACTATTTGGACTTCAAGGAAGGGCTGGAGTTCTTCAACCAGGCCTTGGCTGATCACATCCAGAACAAGAGCGTTGAGTATGTTCGGAAGTTCTTTGGTATCAAGAACGATTACGAGCCCCACGAGGAGGAGAAGTATCGCGAAGAATATGCTTGGGCTTTCGAGGGAGTCGATGAGGATTAG
- the LOC115990906 gene encoding F-box/LRR-repeat protein At3g26922-like, with translation MPKSKSKSKRHKLSPENNNKNDRISDLPECLLIHILSFLPTQTAMATSILSRRWKHVWTHVPILDIESENLDSVQSVFDQHKAPYLQCCSLTYKFCSCCYRLVQRWINNLASRKVEQLNLEMHTDGHKSHESYLELPHRVFSCSTLVFLSLSGVRIDPPSSFQLPCLKKLDLYQVFYESDPFVRLLSGCPVLEDLSFDRDFSDSISIYKIYVPTLKRLSILHHEILFDDYADMGGLEDSEVHYAVEINAPALEYFTFDGHLSDFVFLEKLDNLVRAKVNICTFEPKDHEEEECHVDRVFKLLAALYNVKFLSFFTGHSECLSNGSTYPSQFQNLLRLDFKANTWNWHVLQDLLKNSPNLEVLDVTNTSTGSLLGWKKSPNDPLFLSSHLTTFYLREVKGLEHEMEFVKYILKEAGVLKSAKIRVGNIKLKEFVREKLSKIPRRSMTCLLTVK, from the exons ATGCCAAAATCAAAGTCAAAATCGAAACGCCATAAACTTTCTccggaaaataataataaaaacgaCAGGATCAGTGATCTACCGGAATGTCTTCTCATCCacattctttctttccttccaacccAAACAGCAATGGCCACTAGTATCTTGTCGAGGAGATGGAAGCATGTTTGGACTCACGTCCCAATACTCGACATCGAAAGTGAAAATCTTGACTCCGTTCAAAGTGTTTTCGATCAACACAAAGCACCGTACCTCCAGTGTTGTTCCCTCACGTACAAATTCTGTAGTTGCTGCTATAGACTTGTTCAGAGATGGATTAACAACCTCGCTTCACGTAAAGTCGAGCAACTCAATCTCGAGATGCATACTGATGGTCACAAAAGTCACGAAAGTTATTTGGAGTTGCCTCATCGAGTTTTCTCTTGCAGTACATTAGTTTTTCTGAGTTTAAGCGGAGTCAGGATTGATCCTCCTTCATCGTTTCAACTGCCATGCCTAAAGAAACTTGATCTGTACCAAGTTTTTTATGAATCTGACCCTTTTGTTAGACTTCTCTCTGGTTGCCCTGTTCTTGAAGATTTGTCATTTGATAGAGATTTTTCTGATAGTATTTCCATTTATAAAATCTATGTACCTACTCTCAAACGTTTAAGTATACTTCACCATGAAATTCTTTTTGATGATTATGCCGATATGGGGGGATTAGAAGATTCTGAAGTTCATTACGCAGTGGAGATCAACGCCCCAGCTCTTGAGTACTTTACGTTTGATGGTCATTTGAGCGACTTCGTTTTCCTTGAAAAACTAGACAACTTAGTTCGGGCTAAGGTTAACATTTGTACATTTGAACCTAAAGACCATGAGGAGGAGGAATGTCATGTAGATAGGGTATTCAAACTTCTTGCAGCACTCTATAATGTCAAATTCCTATCATTTTTTACTGGTCACTCAGAG TGTCTCAGCAATGGTTCTACTTATCCTTCCCAATTCCAAAATTTGCTCAGATTGGACTTTAAGGCGAATACGTGGAACTGGCATGTGCTGCAAGACTTGTTAAAAAATTCTCCTAATCTAGAAGTTCTTGATGTTACTAATACG AGTACCGGTTCGCTTTTAGGCTGGAAGAAGTCACCAAATGATCCTCTTTTTCTGTCATCACACCTCACAACTTTTTATCTTCGCGAAGTTAAAGGATTGGAACATGAAAtggaatttgtaaaatatattctaaaggAGGCAGGAGTCTTGAAGTCAGCAAAAATTAGAGTTGGAAATATTAAGCTAAAGGAATTTGTTCGTGAGAAACTATCAAAGATCCCAAGGCGCTCAATGACATGTCTTCTTACAGTTAAATGA